The nucleotide sequence GTCCGACTCATGTGAATCTTGTTCCGGTCCTTGCCAAACACTGGTTGAACCAAGCCCCGAACGCTGATGGCCAAAGCTGTTTGCGGGTGCTGGGTTGCGGCGGCGCGGGTCTGGACGAAGCAACATTTGATCGCTGGACCGAGCGTGGAGTGACAGTCATTCATGGTTACGGATTGACGGAAACCGGACCGGTGATCGCCAGCGCAACGGTCTCCGATGCAAGGCCTGGTTTGGTCGGGCCCGTCACCCGGCACTGGCAGCATCGCCTGATTGAAGGCCGACTGTTCGTCCGTGGTCCCGCCGTGATGTCCGGTTACATCGACGATGCCCCGGCGACGGCCCTGCGGATCGATCCCGAGGGATGGCTGGACACCGGTGACGCGGTGGCAGTGGACCCGACGTCGGGACAATTAAGAATTCTGGGACGCTGCGATGATGTGATCGTCTTGGATTGCGGACACAAGGTCCAACCCACCGAGGTGGAACGTCGACTGGAATCGATCCCGCCGATCCGACATGCCATGGTGGGCCAAGAAGACGGCGGTTTGGTGGCCTGGGTTGTGCCCCATCAGCCGAACGATTCTTTGACGCTTGAAAGCCTACTGGAACCACTCGGCGATCTGCCAACCCACGCCCGTCCCAAGCAGTGCTTCCGCGTCTGGCCGCCACCGACGCAGGCCGACGGATCGTTGACGATGAAGGGCACGATACGACGTCGCGAATTTGCCCACAGCCTGGCCTGGAGAACGGTGACGCCGATCGTCGGCTAGGACATCGGGGCGTTCGTTAG is from Crateriforma conspicua and encodes:
- a CDS encoding class I adenylate-forming enzyme family protein; translated protein: MASDHFWPVFAGHVQRQPRRVALVYDPGPGSGLVSLTWSELNHLTGRVAAWLDQNFGIASGQRIVHASTNSLSDLLIWLACLRTGRVDVPIDGRLSQSMAQDLIRRAAGHWVESSDVPIRDDGVDASPKSLAPPRPSSADDDAVVLWTSGTTSRPQGVRLSNRALLINAQDKLEAVPQHADDVRLTVLPICHAYARTCDIGTWLISGCTLAISRGGEGLQRVAAAVRPTHVNLVPVLAKHWLNQAPNADGQSCLRVLGCGGAGLDEATFDRWTERGVTVIHGYGLTETGPVIASATVSDARPGLVGPVTRHWQHRLIEGRLFVRGPAVMSGYIDDAPATALRIDPEGWLDTGDAVAVDPTSGQLRILGRCDDVIVLDCGHKVQPTEVERRLESIPPIRHAMVGQEDGGLVAWVVPHQPNDSLTLESLLEPLGDLPTHARPKQCFRVWPPPTQADGSLTMKGTIRRREFAHSLAWRTVTPIVG